Proteins from a single region of Dama dama isolate Ldn47 chromosome 14, ASM3311817v1, whole genome shotgun sequence:
- the LOC133069644 gene encoding nck-associated protein 5-like, protein MAPHSAIEEKVMKGIEENMLRLQGQERVPSTEAKHRNTSSIASWFGLKKSKLPALNCRTETTKGKEGAGGSPLRKEVKMEARKLEAESLNISKLMAKAEDLRRALEEEKAYLNSRARPWPGGPAPGTSAGLGQGQGQLVGMYQGADTFMQQLLNRVDGKELTPKSWREPKPEYGDFQPVSSDPKNPWPTCGPRNGLVGPLQGCGKPPGKPSIEPGRREEMPSEDSLAEPVTTSHFTACGSLTRTLDSGIGTFPPPDHGSSGTPSKNLPKTKPPRLEPPPGVPPARPPPLTKVPRRAHTLEREVPGIEELLVSGRHPSMPAFPALLIAAPGHRGHQTCPDDPCEDPGPPPPVQLAKNWTFPNARAASGSSDPFLCPPRQLEGLPRTPMALPMDGKRSLEPSRPAPAPQGPAFGDSRTPSTSDVGEEGRVASGGPPGLEISESLSDSLYDSLSSCGSQG, encoded by the coding sequence atgGCCCCACACTCAGCCATTgaggagaaggtgatgaaggGCATCGAGGAGAATATGCTGCGGCTCCAGGGCCAGGAGCGGGTGCCCAGCACCGAGGCCAAGCATCGGAACACCAGCAGCATCGCCAGCTGGTTTGGCCTTAAGAAGAGCAAGCTGCCAGCATTAAACTGCCGCACAGAGACCACCAAGGGCAAGGAAGGGGCCGGGGGCTCCCCGCTCCGGAAGGAGGTCAAGATGGAAGCCCGGAAGCTGGAGGCTGAGAGTCTCAATATTTCCAAGCTGATGGCTAAGGCGGAAGACCTGCGCCGggcgctggaggaggaaaaggcctaCCTGAACAGCAGGGCCCGGCCTTGGCCCGGGGGCCCAGCACCAGGGACCAGtgcaggcctggggcaggggcagggccagcTGGTTGGCATGTACCAGGGTGCAGACACCTTCATGCAGCAGCTTCTCAACAGGGTGGATGGCAAGGAGCTGACCCCCAAGAGCTGGCGGGAACCCAAACCTGAGTATGGCGATTTCCAGCCAGTGTCCTCTGACCCCAAGAACCCCTGGCCCACCTGTGGGCCCCGAAATGGCCTGGTGGGCCCTCTCCAGGGCTGCGGAAAACCTCCTGGGAAGCCAAGCATCGAGCCAGGGAGGCGAGAAGAGATGCCCTCCGAGGACAGTCTGGCCGAGCCAGTGACCACCTCACACTTCACAGCCTGCGGCTCTTTGACTCGAACCCTGGACAGTGGCATTGGGACCTTCCCACCCCCAGACCACGGCAGCAGTGGGACCCCCAGCAAGAATCTTCCGAAGACCAAGCCACCACGGCTGGAGCCCCCACCAGGGGTGCCCCCAGCTCGGCCCCCACCCCTTACCAAAGTCCCCCGCCGTGCCCACACACTGGAGCGTGAGGTGCCCGGCATAGAGGAGCTGCTGGTGAGCGGGCGGCACCCCAGCATGCCGGCCTTCCCTGCCCTGCTCATCGCTGCTCCAGGCCACCGGGGCCATCAGACCTGTCCAGACGATCCCTGCGAAGACCCAGGCCCACCCCCACCAGTCCAGCTGGCCAAGAACTGGACCTTTCCCAATGCCAGGGCAGCCAGCGGTTCCTCTGACCCTTTCTTATGCCCACCCCGACAACTGGAGGGCCTGCCCAGGACCCCCATGGCCCTGCCCATGGATGGAAAGCGGAGCCTGGAGCCCAGCCGCCCTGCCCCTGCGCCCCAGGGCCCGGCGTTTGGGGACAGCCGCACCCCCAGCACGTCGGACGTGGGCGAGGAAGGGAGAGTGGCCAGCGGGGGACCCCCGGGGCTGGAGATCTCTGAGTCTCTCAGCGACTCGCTCTACGACTCGCTGTCCTCTTGCGGGAGTCAGGGCTAA